The Deltaproteobacteria bacterium genome has a segment encoding these proteins:
- a CDS encoding mercuric reductase, translating to MPVTHRSEVLPEDQYNHTLVANVHPTDWINPEPAPRYNLVVIGGGTAGLVTAAGAAGLGARVALIERNLLGGDCLNVGCVPSKCLIRSSRVAADVQSAADFGIHVPEGSGADFAAVMERMRRLRSRISHHDSAARLRDLGVDLFLGEGRFSGPDTIDAEGKTLRFRKAVLATGARAYHPPIPGLSEAGFLTNETVFSLTERPPRLVVFGAGPLGCELAQTFQRLGSKVTIIERAAQFLTREDPDAARLISDAFARDGIDVRLNTVVEKVARRGEEKVIHLKTDGKEEKLIVDEVLVGAGRAPNVEGLNLEGVGVEYDIRRGVTVNDFLQTTNPRIYAAGDICLAYKFTHTADAAARIVIQNTLFMGRKRQSRLTIPWCTYTDPEIAHVGMYEKDAAAKGIAVDTFTRLMSEVDRAIADGEEEGFVKIHVKKGSDKILGATIVARHAGEMINEITLAMVGGIGLSKLANVIHSYPTQAEAVRQTADAYNRTRLTPFVKGLFSRWLAWTR from the coding sequence ATCCCCGTGACTCATCGTTCTGAGGTCCTGCCCGAAGACCAATACAACCACACGCTCGTCGCCAATGTTCATCCCACAGACTGGATCAATCCGGAACCGGCTCCCCGGTACAATCTGGTCGTCATCGGCGGCGGCACGGCCGGCCTCGTCACGGCGGCCGGCGCCGCAGGCCTGGGCGCCAGGGTTGCCCTCATCGAGCGCAACCTCCTGGGCGGAGACTGTCTGAATGTCGGGTGTGTTCCCTCCAAATGCCTGATCCGCTCCTCCCGGGTCGCAGCCGATGTGCAAAGCGCCGCCGATTTCGGAATCCATGTCCCGGAGGGTTCCGGCGCGGACTTTGCCGCTGTCATGGAACGGATGCGAAGGCTTCGAAGCCGAATCAGTCACCACGACTCGGCGGCACGCCTCCGGGACTTGGGTGTGGATCTCTTCTTGGGAGAAGGAAGGTTCTCCGGTCCCGATACCATCGATGCGGAAGGAAAAACCCTCCGTTTCAGGAAAGCCGTCCTTGCCACCGGCGCCCGGGCCTATCACCCCCCGATCCCGGGACTTTCCGAGGCGGGGTTTCTGACCAACGAAACGGTCTTCTCCCTGACCGAACGCCCGCCCCGTCTCGTCGTCTTCGGCGCGGGTCCCTTGGGGTGCGAACTGGCACAGACCTTTCAGCGCCTCGGATCAAAGGTCACCATCATCGAGCGGGCCGCCCAGTTTCTCACCCGGGAAGACCCGGATGCGGCAAGACTCATCTCCGATGCCTTCGCCCGGGACGGAATCGACGTCCGCCTCAATACGGTAGTCGAAAAGGTCGCCCGGCGGGGAGAGGAAAAGGTGATCCACCTGAAGACCGATGGAAAAGAGGAGAAACTGATCGTCGATGAAGTTCTCGTCGGGGCGGGACGGGCACCGAACGTGGAGGGGCTGAACCTCGAGGGAGTGGGGGTCGAATACGATATCCGGCGGGGGGTAACGGTCAATGATTTTTTACAGACGACAAACCCGCGAATCTATGCGGCGGGGGACATCTGCCTTGCCTATAAATTCACCCATACCGCCGACGCCGCAGCACGGATCGTCATTCAGAATACCCTCTTTATGGGACGCAAACGGCAGAGCAGACTCACGATTCCCTGGTGTACCTATACCGACCCGGAGATCGCCCATGTGGGAATGTATGAAAAGGATGCCGCAGCGAAAGGGATCGCCGTCGACACCTTCACCCGCCTGATGAGCGAGGTCGACCGGGCGATCGCCGACGGAGAAGAGGAAGGATTTGTGAAGATTCATGTGAAAAAGGGGAGCGACAAGATTCTGGGAGCCACGATCGTCGCCCGTCATGCCGGAGAGATGATCAACGAGATTACCCTGGCCATGGTCGGCGGGATCGGCCTGTCAAAGCTGGCCAACGTCATTCACTCCTACCCCACGCAGGCGGAAGCGGTCCGGCAGACGGCCGATGCCTATAACCGGACCCGGCTGACCCCCTTCGTGAAAGGCCTCTTTTCCCGCTGGCTTGCCTGGACCCGATGA